The following coding sequences are from one Manis pentadactyla isolate mManPen7 chromosome 13, mManPen7.hap1, whole genome shotgun sequence window:
- the LOC118934619 gene encoding olfactory receptor 143-like, with protein sequence MAMENDSSVTEFLLAGFTDQPQLQLPLFFLFLLNYMVTMVGNLGLIKLICLNSHLHTPMYFFILNLSFIDLCHSLVITPKMLMSFVSEKNIISFAGCMSQLFFFCFFVHSECYVLTAMAYDRYKAICKPLMYTAAMSPQVCFLLMFGSYVMGFAGAMVHTGNMVRLSFCDSSIINHYMCDIFPLLQLSCSSTYINELVDSIIVSTVVIISSFIIFISYALILCDFLHISSAQGWSKAFSTCGSHIITVALFYGSGLFTHLKTSSVGSVAQGKFFSVFYTNVVPMLNPLIYSLRNKDVKLALKKTLKRIAN encoded by the coding sequence ATGGCTATGGAAAATGACTCTTCAGTAACCGAGTTCCTCCTGGCAGGATTTACAGACCAGCCCCAACTCCAGTtaccccttttcttcctcttcttactGAATTATATGGTCACTATGGTAGGGAATTTGGGCCTAATTAAACTAATATGCCTGAATTCCCACCTTCACACtcccatgtactttttcatcTTGAACCTGTCCTTCATTGATCTCTGCCACTCTTTGGTCATTACCCCCAAAATGCTGATGAGCTTTGTGTCTGAGAAGAACATCATCTCCTTTGCAGGATGTATGTCTcagctgttttttttctgtttctttgtccaTTCTGAATGCTATGTGTTGACAGCCATGGCCTATGATCGCTACAAGGCCATCTGTAAGCCCCTCATGTACACGGCTGCCATGTCCCCTCAGGTCTGTTTTCTGCTGATGTTTGGTTCCTATGTAATGGGGTTTGCTGGGGCCATGGTTCACACAGGGAACATGGTCAGATTGTCCTTCTGTGATTCCAGCATCATCAATCATTACATGTGTGACATCTTCCCCCTCCTCCAGCTCTCCTGTAGTAGCACCTATATCAATGAGCTGGTGGACTCCATTATTGTGAGCACAGTTGTAATAATATCCAGcttcattattttcatttcttatgctttgatcctctgtgatTTCCTCCACATCTCTTCAGCTCAGGGTTGGTCCAAAGCCTTCAGCACCTGTGGCTCTCACATAATAACTGTTGCCCTCTTCTATGGGTCTGGGTTGTTCACACATCTCAAGACCTCTTCTGTTGGTTCTGTGGCCCAGGGGAAATTCTTCTCAGTATTTTATACCAATGTTGTGCCCATGCTGAACCCCCTCATCTATAGTCTAAGGAACAAGGATGTCAAGCTTGCTCTGAAGAAAACCCTgaagagaattgcaaattaa
- the LOC118934662 gene encoding olfactory receptor 8B3 produces the protein MKMVARNDSLVTEFILAGLTDHPELQQPLFYLFLMIYIVTVVGNLGLIILIGLNSHLHTPMYYFLFNLSFIDLCYSSVFTPKMLMNFVSRKNIISYVGCMTQLFFFLFFVISECYMLTSMAYDRYVAICKPLLYKVSMSRQVCSMLTLAAYVMGFGGAAAHTGCTLRLTFCSVNVINHYLCDILPLLQLSCSSTYVNEVVVLIVVGINITAPSFTILISYIFILTSIVHIKSAQGRSKAFSTCSSHIIALSLFFGSAAFMYLKYSSPGSMEQGKVSSVFYTNIVPMLNPLIYSLRNKDVKVALNKMLDKRTFS, from the coding sequence ATGAAAATGGTGGCTAGAAATGACTCCTTAGTGACTGAATTTATTCTTGCTGGATTAACAGACCACCCAGAGCTCCAGCAACCCCTCTTTTATCTGTTTCTCATGATCTACATTGTCACGGTGGTGGGCAACCTTGGCTTGATCATTCTCATTGGCCTTAACTCTCACCTCCATACCCCCATGTACTATTTCCTTTTCAATCTGTCCTTCATTGACCTGTGTTACTCTTCTGTTTTCACCCCCAAGATGCTGATGAACTTTGTGTCAAGGAAGAATATCATCTCCTATGTGGGATGCATGACTcagctgtttttcttcctcttttttgtcATCTCTGAATGCTATATGTTGACCTCAATGGCCTACGATcgctacgtggccatctgtaAGCCCCTGCTGTATAAGGTCTCCATGTCCCGTCAGGTTTGCTCCATGCTGACTCTCGCTGCGTATGTGATGGGATTCGGTGGAGCTGCTGCCCACACAGGGTGCACGCTTAGACTAACCTTCTGCAGTGTGAATGTCATCAACCATTACCTGTGTGACATCCTCCCTCTCCTCCAACTTTCTTGCAGCAGCACCTACGTCAATGAGGTAGTAGTTCTCATTGTCGTGGGAATTAATATCACAGCACCCAGTTTTACCATCCTGATTTCTTATAtcttcatcctcaccagcattgttCATATCAAATCTGCTCAAGGAAGATCAAAAGCCTTCAGTACCTGTAGCTCTCACATCATTGCTCTTAGTCTTTTTTTTGGGTCAGCAGCATTCATGTACCTTAAATATTCCTCTCCTGGATCTATGGAGCAGGGAAAAGTTTCCTCTGTTTTCTATACTAACATAGTGCCCATGCTCAATCCCCTGATCTATAGTTTGAGAAACAAGGATGTCAAAGTTGCATTGAATAAAATGCT
- the LOC118934600 gene encoding olfactory receptor 8B4: MTRRNSSSVTEFILVRLSEQSELQIPLFLLFLGIYVFTVVGNLGLITLIGLNSSLHTPMYFFLFNLSFIDLCYSCVFTPKMLNDFMSENIISYVGCMTQLFFFCFFVNSECYVLVSMAYDRYVAICNPLLYVVTMSPQVCALLMFGSYMIGFVGALAHTGSMLRLTFCDSNIINHYLCEVLPLLLLSCTSTHVNELVFFIVVGGVITISSISIFISYALILSNILRIPSAEGRSKALSTCGSHIIAVALFFGSGAFTYLTNSFSGSTAQGKFASVFYTNVVPLLNPLIYSLRNKDVKLALGKTLKRVFF; encoded by the coding sequence ATGACTCGCAGAAACAGCTCCTCAGTGACTGAGTTTATTCTTGTGAGATTATCAGAACAATCAGAGCTCCAGATCCCACTCTTCCTCCTGTTCTTAGGGATCTATGTGTTCACTGTGGTGGGCAACTTGGGGTTGATCACCTTGATTGGGCTGAATTCTAGCCTTCACACTCCAATGTACTTTTTCCTCTTCAACTTGTCTTTTATAGATCTCTGCTATTCCTGTGTGTTTACCCCCAAAATGCTGAATGATTTTATGTCAGAAAATATCATCTCTTATGTGGGATGCATGACTCaactatttttcttctgtttctttgtcaaTTCTGAATGCTATGTGTTGGTTTCAATGGCCTACgatcgctatgtggccatctgcaacccTCTGCTGTACGTGGTCACCATGTCCCCCCAGGTCTGTGCTCTACTGATGTTTGGttcatatatgattgggtttgtTGGGGCCCTGGCCCACACTGGAAGCATGCTGAGGCTGACCTTCTGTGATTCCAACATCATCAACCATTACCTGTGCGAGGTCCTCCCCCTCTTGTTGCTGTCTTGCACCAGCACCCATGTCAATGAGCTGGTGTTTTTTATTGTTGTGGGAGGGGTCATCACAATATCCAGCATCAGCATTTTCATCTCTTATGCCTTGATTCTCTCCAATATCCTCCGTATACCTTCTgctgagggcaggtccaaagccctcagCACATGTGGCTCCCACATAATTGCTGTTGCTCTGTTTTTTGGGTCAGGGGCTTTCACCTATTTGACAAACTCATTTTCTGGATCTACAGCCCAGGGCAAATTTGCTTCAGTCTTCTACACCAATGTGGTTCCCTTGCTTAACCCTTTGATCTACAGTTTGAGGAATAAGGATGTTAAACTTGCCCTGGGCAAAACCCTGAAAAGAGTGTTCTTCTGA